DNA sequence from the Nakaseomyces glabratus chromosome E, complete sequence genome:
TCAAAATGACCCAGTCTCAGCCATGTTGGTGCAAAACGGCAATAATTAGCACATGGCTCAACGGTACCACCCCGTTGTGCTTTTGTTGTGGGTAATAACGTCAATTGTAAGGACCTCGTGGATGGTATTCCAATGGCATGTAGGGATTCACTAATAATGTACTCACGTATGCTTGACCTCAACACCGCTTTCCCATCTGCGAATCTTGAAAATGGCGTCAATCCACTGCCTTTGATCTGTAGAGTTTGCCATTCACCAGATTTATCCTTAAGATCGAATAAATTCACTACTCTTCCATCCCCTAATTGGCCAGCAAATTGGCCAAATTGAAAGCCTGCATAGTTGGTACTATAAGGGAATATCGCTCTTGATTCATCGTAATACAGTGTTTCTCCATCAAGAATCTTTGTGAGTTCTTGGTCCCTGATGATGTTCATGTCTTTCAAGGCTTTCTCATTAACGAGAAGAGGAGAATATCCAGTCCTATTCTGTGGGATCGAGTATGCGAAATGGGCACCCTTGTCCACATGTCTCGGTGTATGGAAGCTTTCATGGATGGGGCCATGTGTTTCAATTAGTTTGATTGCAGCATCAACGGTTGGAACTTTAGAGTCGGCTCTCAGCAGCTTTATCAACCGGGAACTGCTCAACAATGGGTTCTTCAGTGCCTCTACAAGGGTCTTGCCACCATCGACCATTGTTTAAAAGATTAAATAGAAACGTGATTAAGGggtttcttcaagaaataaaatttaatgGGTAACCTTGACGCACTCAATTAGTAGTTCTTTAAGCAACTCACACAGAACAATCCCTTCAATTATTCTATATTACAACCCtttatattaatttcttgACCAGAAAAGTTCCTTGATTAAGAAGTACTCATTCCTTTTACAACGGCTAAACGTCACTTCGAAACGTCACTACCTTATTCAACTTACATGAAATGGTGGAAGATACCAAAAACCCTTGGACTCCAAGGATGATTCggctcatcgcatcgcagCTACGTAACAATTAAGACACCGAGCTGCTTgttccttttttttgtcaatgTGAAATCATCACTTCCCTTAATTTCAGATAATggaataaaaattaattgatCTATTAATAAAACAGTATTATAGAGTAGTTTAGCTCTATGTGAACATGCTCTTTGGATTAGTGTAGCGGGTATACTATAGGAACCTTGGAAACATACTATGTAACTTTGAACATAAGGGTGAGAGAAAAGCATAATTCTAGAACATTTTGCCGATTAGCCGTATCTCTAAAGGCTAATTGTGCAATTAGTCCTGGAAACCAATTCCTCAACTGTTAAATTTCGTTCatcattttgaaatatttaacTATATAAATAGCCATCAATTCTGTAAGCTATTCCATGGTTATTggcttttgtttttttgggTGTCTATATTAGCTTCCAAAGTAAAGTACCACACTAACATCAAAAACACAAGTAATCATGTCTAACCTATTGAACAAGATTTCTGACAAGTTGCACGGTAACGACGACAAGGAAGAGAGCAACAGCTCCATGTCCTACAACACCTCTTCCAACAAGAATTTGGATCGCGATGACTACGAAAGCGGACAATCTTATGGTTTCAACGATTCCAACAACTATGATACCAATGCCAGATCTCACGAAGGTTACGGTCAAGGTGGTTCCAACACCATGCCATCCAAGCACGGTGACACATACTACAACCCTAATGAGAGAACCAACGACTTCTCTGAAACCAGAGGTATGTCTGGCACTACCAACTTGGACACTGATGATTGGGGTGAGGATGTCGAGGCTGATGTAATCGACAGTAAAAGGTATAACAAAGGTTCAGGTGCTTTCCCAAGCTACAACTCTGGAAACATGAACCAGAATGACGAATACTAAATGCCTTGAAGCAGTATGTTGAAAGAATGTCCAGCAGGTCTAGAcatattatataataaaaataaagtatCTTTATAACAAATTTATATCTGAATGAAAATACTATCTATAGTTTAAAATATGACAAAGTTCTTACTCACAACTGTTCTACATGTCATATGGTAATACAACATGTTCATTATTCAAATACAGATTTTACGTCAAACAATGCGATCACATACTCAAGTTAGTGGAATGTCAACTTACGAACCTCATAATTAGCAGTGCCTCCTTCGAAGTTGTGTGATTATGCATGTCTCTTGTGTGGGACAACCCAAGGATGGTTCACCATTCAGTGGAGGGACCTTTAGCTGCACTCGATTACGGTGATAAGAATTAACTAACACCTTTGTGGGGTGTCTGACATTTCGTAGCTTAAACGGAGATTACCTCTAAGGGTGCCCCGTCAAAGCTGAGAGTCTAGATGACGTTCTAATTACCACTCAAATTGGCTAATATTCAAGCCCATTATAGTTTCTCAACTCCCAGAAACTCTAATTCtttgtaatatataataggCTTTACTTTGGATACATAACGATCGAGCAAGTGTTTATCCCATGAGCTCAAATCGACTAGATCATCTCGAAGGATTAGGTCTCTAGAAGAATGTCAATGATTAGAGCGAGATTAACACTGAACAAACGGCTGAATGCTACGCTGATATGCCAGCCATATAAGAGGCTACTACATAGTTCTCGAGCAATCGCTCATCAGCACAAAGATCAGGAACAAATACCAGACCATGAACATAATCATGACCCTACAATAGAAGAGCATGGGCTTAAATCTATGCTATCGCATAGCCATAGCCATGGCCATAGTCATAGTCATTCTGGTGAAAATGCATTCCTTACATTAAGCAAGGATAATGTGTTAACAAACCCAGGTGTTAGAATCACATGGATTGGACTGGGGAGCAATGTCCTTATGGCAGTTGGGAAATTTTTTGGTGGTATTGCATTCCATTCACAAGCCTTGTTAGCAGACTCGGTGCATGCGATGTCTGATCTCGTTTCTGACTTTCTGACACTATTTTCTGTTAGTTTATCTTCCAAAAAATCCAATGATATGTATCCATATGGTTACGGGAAAGTTGAAACCGTGGGTTCTCTGGCAGTATCTACAATACTGGCGGGTGCAGGTGTTTCCATTGGTTGGAGTTCTTTATGTGCGATAGTAGGTCCGATAGTGCCTCATACTATTATTGAGTCTTTGCACAACATATTTGGCTCCATGATAGATTTTTCCGGATCACATTCACACAGTCACACCAGCGCAACAGATGTTAATGCAGCATGGATAGCGGGTGGTTCTATTATTATGAAGGAATGGATATTTCAAGCTACAAAGAGGGTTGCCATAAAGACGAATTCAAACGTACTTATGGCTAACGCATGGCACCATAGAATTGACTCATTGACCTCGCTAGTTGCTCTTGTAGCCATCAGTTCAAGTTATTTCT
Encoded proteins:
- the GRE1 gene encoding Gre1p (CAGL0E05984g~Ortholog of S. cerevisiae : GRE1 and Saccharomyces cerevisiae S288C : YPL223C) is translated as MSNLLNKISDKLHGNDDKEESNSSMSYNTSSNKNLDRDDYESGQSYGFNDSNNYDTNARSHEGYGQGGSNTMPSKHGDTYYNPNERTNDFSETRGMSGTTNLDTDDWGEDVEADVIDSKRYNKGSGAFPSYNSGNMNQNDEY
- the MMT2 gene encoding Mmt2p (CAGL0E06006g~Ortholog(s) have role in cellular iron ion homeostasis and mitochondrion localization), whose protein sequence is MSMIRARLTLNKRLNATLICQPYKRLLHSSRAIAHQHKDQEQIPDHEHNHDPTIEEHGLKSMLSHSHSHGHSHSHSGENAFLTLSKDNVLTNPGVRITWIGLGSNVLMAVGKFFGGIAFHSQALLADSVHAMSDLVSDFLTLFSVSLSSKKSNDMYPYGYGKVETVGSLAVSTILAGAGVSIGWSSLCAIVGPIVPHTIIESLHNIFGSMIDFSGSHSHSHTSATDVNAAWIAGGSIIMKEWIFQATKRVAIKTNSNVLMANAWHHRIDSLTSLVALVAISSSYFFGIQSLDSLGGLLVSVLIIKAGGEGMVSSVKELTDQSLSKKDERYLEIESILKKQIPLLDRGNLELDRLVVMPSGPKMRAITTLSVPQDSNISVHDMDNVTAELRKSMLDGVKNLSFFDVRYTSKY